One genomic window of Cupriavidus malaysiensis includes the following:
- a CDS encoding urate hydroxylase PuuD — protein MEGYILDWANLLLRWLHVITAIAWIGSSFYFVWLDNSLTKPTAGDLKDKGVDGELWAVHGGGFYNPQKYLLAPKQLPENLHWFYWESYSTWMSGFALLVVLYLFNASTFLIDKNVFDMSPGAAVGFAVSYLLIGWIVYDCICRIFGKNDGLVGVLVALYVVAAAFVACHVFSGRAAFLLTGAMIATIMSANVLVWIIPGQRKVVAALKAGQPVDPIHGKRGKQRSVHNTYFTLPVLFAMLSNHYSMTYSFKYNWLVLVMIMAAGVFIRQFFILKHKGKINVAWPAVGVALLAGVAVMIAPQPRPAVAASDADGAANQVSFAKVQEIINARCVQCHAAQPKMMPTAAKGIMFDSADEIKSHAQLIYQQAVQQKTMPLGNVTQITDDERALLGQWFEGGAKTAN, from the coding sequence ATGGAAGGCTATATTCTCGACTGGGCCAATCTGCTGCTGCGCTGGCTGCATGTCATCACCGCCATCGCGTGGATCGGTTCGTCTTTCTACTTCGTCTGGCTGGATAACAGCCTGACCAAGCCCACCGCCGGCGACCTGAAGGACAAGGGTGTCGATGGCGAGCTGTGGGCCGTGCACGGCGGCGGCTTCTACAATCCGCAGAAGTACCTGCTCGCGCCCAAGCAGTTGCCGGAGAACCTGCACTGGTTCTACTGGGAGTCCTATTCCACCTGGATGTCGGGTTTTGCGCTGCTGGTGGTGCTGTACCTGTTCAATGCCAGCACCTTCCTGATCGACAAGAACGTGTTCGACATGTCGCCCGGCGCGGCGGTCGGCTTCGCGGTCTCGTACCTGCTGATCGGCTGGATCGTCTACGACTGCATCTGCCGCATCTTCGGCAAGAACGACGGGCTGGTGGGGGTGCTGGTGGCCCTGTACGTGGTGGCGGCGGCCTTCGTGGCCTGCCACGTATTCTCGGGCCGCGCGGCATTCCTGCTGACCGGCGCGATGATCGCGACCATCATGAGCGCCAACGTGCTGGTGTGGATCATCCCCGGCCAGCGCAAGGTGGTGGCAGCGCTCAAGGCAGGCCAGCCGGTGGATCCGATCCACGGCAAGCGCGGCAAGCAGCGCAGCGTGCACAACACGTATTTCACGCTGCCGGTGCTGTTCGCCATGCTGTCCAACCACTACAGCATGACCTACAGCTTCAAGTACAACTGGCTGGTGCTGGTGATGATCATGGCGGCGGGCGTCTTCATCCGCCAGTTCTTCATCCTCAAGCACAAGGGCAAGATCAACGTCGCCTGGCCCGCGGTGGGCGTGGCCCTGCTGGCCGGCGTGGCGGTGATGATCGCGCCGCAGCCGCGTCCCGCGGTGGCCGCCAGCGACGCCGACGGCGCCGCCAACCAGGTCAGCTTCGCCAAGGTGCAGGAGATCATCAACGCCCGTTGCGTGCAGTGCCACGCGGCCCAGCCGAAGATGATGCCGACCGCGGCCAAGGGGATCATGTTCGACTCGGCGGACGAGATCAAGTCGCACGCGCAGCTGATCTACCAGCAGGCGGTGCAGCAGAAGACGATGCCGCTGGGCAACGTCACGCAGATCACGGATGACGAGCGCGCGCTGCTGGGCCAGTGGTTCGAGGGCGGCGCCAAGACGGCGAACTGA
- a CDS encoding YXWGXW repeat-containing protein: MSNQTTRPRRAMHGRRAARAAQAALAALAAAAALSGCVTERTVVVREPAPHQVVRAMPAPVHEDRGPAPGYGWNWVPGHWKWAGNDWLWVHGKWVEQPVAPMPPVIVEQITVAPTPHAFWVPGHWVWRYEAGGGWAWVKGHWHG, from the coding sequence ATGTCGAACCAGACAACACGCCCGCGCCGGGCCATGCACGGCCGGCGCGCCGCACGTGCCGCGCAGGCGGCCCTGGCCGCGCTGGCCGCCGCCGCCGCGCTGAGCGGCTGCGTGACCGAGCGCACAGTGGTGGTGCGCGAGCCGGCGCCGCACCAGGTCGTGCGGGCCATGCCGGCACCGGTGCACGAGGACCGCGGCCCTGCCCCTGGCTACGGCTGGAACTGGGTGCCCGGCCACTGGAAGTGGGCCGGCAACGACTGGCTGTGGGTGCACGGCAAGTGGGTCGAGCAGCCGGTGGCGCCGATGCCGCCGGTGATCGTCGAGCAGATCACGGTTGCGCCCACGCCGCATGCCTTCTGGGTGCCGGGCCACTGGGTGTGGCGCTATGAGGCCGGCGGCGGCTGGGCCTGGGTCAAGGGCCACTGGCACGGCTGA
- a CDS encoding TMEM165/GDT1 family protein, which translates to MEAFLVSTGIVALAEMGDKTQLLSLVLAARYRRPLPIILGILIATLVNHGLAGALGGWITHMVGPSLLRWILGLGFIAMAAWILIPDKLDDVEQGKPVRGALGILGTTIVAFFFAEMGDKTQIATVALGARFSGEVLAVVAGTTFGMMLANVPAVLLGGRFADKLPIGLVHKIAAAIFVVLGVLALLDVGA; encoded by the coding sequence ATGGAAGCCTTCCTCGTCTCCACAGGTATCGTCGCCCTCGCCGAAATGGGCGACAAGACGCAGTTGCTGTCGCTCGTGCTGGCCGCGCGCTACCGGCGCCCGCTGCCGATCATCCTCGGCATCCTGATCGCCACCCTGGTCAACCATGGATTGGCCGGCGCGCTCGGCGGCTGGATCACCCACATGGTCGGCCCCTCGCTGCTGCGCTGGATCCTGGGCCTGGGCTTCATCGCCATGGCGGCCTGGATCCTGATTCCCGACAAGCTCGACGACGTCGAGCAAGGCAAGCCGGTGCGCGGCGCGCTCGGCATCCTCGGCACCACCATCGTCGCCTTCTTCTTCGCCGAGATGGGCGACAAGACGCAGATCGCCACCGTGGCGCTCGGCGCGCGCTTCAGCGGCGAAGTGCTGGCCGTGGTGGCCGGCACCACCTTCGGCATGATGCTGGCCAACGTGCCCGCCGTGCTGCTGGGCGGCCGCTTCGCCGACAAGCTGCCGATCGGACTGGTGCACAAGATCGCCGCCGCCATCTTCGTCGTGCTGGGCGTGCTGGCGCTGCTGGACGTCGGCGCCTGA
- a CDS encoding fatty acid desaturase gives MEPCPDTTAAPAPGARRQAPLPEPIAPDAPLPSRKIIRGWLIPLGRRTTPLPLALTLLDTALFLAVLAGVVLAPHWAAKLGLGILAGLMIARLFIIGHDACHQSLTPRRGLNKWLGRLTFLPSLTPYSLWEIGHNVVHHGYTNLKGFDFVWAPYSLEEYRALPRWRRALERVYRTGLGPGLYYLIEIWWLKLFFPSKRQMPSRRAIFTWDCLLVAAFGAAWIGALLALAAVTGQSAWMLLTMGFVVPFLVWNATVGFVLYVHHTHASVAWYETKAMWTRAQPFVSTTVHLRFRYGIGAALHHIMEHTAHHVDMSVPLYHLKRAQAVLEHALPGRIIVQNFSWRWYFDTARRCKLYDFKALCWTDFRGRQTSENSPVPV, from the coding sequence ATGGAGCCCTGTCCCGACACCACCGCCGCGCCGGCGCCCGGCGCGCGCCGGCAGGCACCGCTGCCCGAGCCGATCGCGCCCGATGCGCCGCTGCCCTCGCGCAAGATCATCCGCGGCTGGCTGATCCCGCTGGGCCGGCGCACCACGCCACTGCCGCTGGCGCTGACCCTGCTCGACACCGCGCTGTTCCTGGCAGTCCTCGCCGGCGTGGTGCTGGCGCCGCACTGGGCGGCCAAGCTCGGCCTGGGCATCCTGGCCGGCCTGATGATCGCCCGCCTGTTCATCATCGGCCACGACGCCTGCCACCAGAGCCTGACGCCCCGGCGCGGCCTCAACAAATGGCTCGGGCGGCTGACCTTCCTGCCCTCGCTGACACCGTACAGCCTGTGGGAGATCGGCCACAACGTGGTGCATCACGGCTACACCAACCTGAAGGGCTTCGACTTCGTGTGGGCGCCCTACTCGCTCGAGGAATACCGCGCGCTGCCGCGCTGGCGCCGCGCGCTGGAGCGCGTCTACCGCACCGGCCTCGGCCCCGGCCTGTACTACCTGATCGAGATCTGGTGGCTCAAGCTGTTCTTCCCCAGCAAGCGCCAGATGCCGTCCCGGCGTGCCATCTTCACCTGGGACTGCCTGCTGGTGGCCGCCTTCGGCGCGGCCTGGATCGGCGCGCTGCTGGCCCTGGCCGCGGTCACCGGCCAGTCGGCCTGGATGCTGCTGACGATGGGCTTCGTCGTGCCCTTCCTGGTCTGGAACGCCACGGTCGGCTTCGTGCTCTACGTGCACCACACCCACGCCAGCGTGGCCTGGTACGAGACCAAGGCGATGTGGACGCGCGCCCAGCCCTTCGTCTCGACCACCGTGCACCTGCGTTTCCGCTACGGCATCGGCGCCGCGCTGCACCACATCATGGAGCACACCGCCCACCACGTGGACATGAGCGTGCCGCTCTACCACCTGAAGCGTGCCCAGGCCGTGCTCGAGCACGCGCTGCCGGGCCGCATCATCGTGCAGAACTTCTCCTGGCGCTGGTACTTCGACACCGCACGCCGCTGCAAGCTGTATGACTTCAAGGCGCTGTGCTGGACCGACTTCCGCGGCCGCCAGACCAGCGAGAACTCGCCCGTTCCCGTCTGA
- the guaD gene encoding guanine deaminase, whose amino-acid sequence MTTTPANASPSHASQATRAVRGRVLHFQRDPQFHEDAYQYWEDGLLIIRDGRIVAAGDHGRLAAEIPAGTEVIDHRGKLIVPGFIDTHVHFPQTDIIASPSPGLLHWLETYTFPEERRFEDPDYARGVAGFFTEELLRNGTTSAVVWSTVHAASADALFAESHQRNLRMVTGKVLMDRNCPEFLRDTAESGARDSAELLSRWHGKGRLGYAITPRFAPTSSEAQLATCAELARAYPDAYIQTHVAENRDEVRWVAELFPHARSYLDVYDHYGLLRPGAFYGHAIYLDQDDRRRLADSGAAVAHCPTSNLFLGSGFYDFHQSDANRLNVTLATDVGGGTSFSMLRTMNAAHKVARMGGYYLTALRMFYLATRAAADALGWSERVGSFTPGCEADFIVLDPQATPLIARRSARSETLEEQLFAFAMLGDDRVIDQVYVMGEAV is encoded by the coding sequence ATGACGACCACTCCCGCCAACGCCTCCCCCAGCCACGCGAGCCAGGCCACCCGCGCCGTGCGCGGCCGCGTGCTGCACTTCCAGCGCGACCCGCAGTTCCATGAGGACGCCTATCAGTACTGGGAGGACGGGCTGCTGATCATCCGCGACGGCCGCATCGTCGCCGCCGGCGACCATGGCCGCCTAGCCGCGGAAATCCCTGCCGGCACCGAAGTGATCGACCACCGCGGCAAGCTGATCGTGCCGGGCTTCATCGACACCCACGTCCACTTTCCGCAGACCGACATCATCGCCTCGCCGTCGCCAGGCCTGCTGCACTGGCTGGAAACCTATACCTTCCCCGAGGAACGCCGCTTCGAGGACCCGGACTACGCGCGCGGCGTGGCCGGCTTCTTCACCGAGGAACTGCTGCGCAACGGCACCACCAGCGCGGTGGTCTGGAGCACGGTGCACGCCGCCTCGGCCGACGCGCTGTTCGCCGAGAGCCACCAGCGCAACCTGCGCATGGTCACCGGCAAGGTGCTGATGGACCGCAACTGCCCCGAATTCCTGCGCGACACCGCGGAATCCGGCGCGCGCGACTCGGCCGAGCTGCTGTCGCGCTGGCACGGCAAAGGCCGCCTCGGCTACGCCATCACCCCGCGCTTCGCACCGACCTCGAGCGAGGCCCAGCTGGCCACCTGTGCGGAACTGGCGCGCGCCTACCCGGACGCCTACATCCAGACCCACGTGGCGGAGAACCGCGACGAGGTCAGATGGGTCGCCGAACTGTTCCCGCACGCGCGCAGCTACCTGGACGTCTACGACCACTACGGCTTGCTGCGCCCCGGCGCCTTCTACGGCCACGCCATCTACCTGGACCAGGACGACCGCCGGCGCCTGGCCGACAGCGGCGCCGCAGTGGCGCACTGCCCGACCTCGAACCTGTTCCTCGGCAGCGGCTTCTACGACTTCCACCAGTCCGACGCCAACCGCCTCAATGTCACGCTGGCCACCGACGTCGGCGGCGGCACCTCCTTCTCCATGCTGCGCACCATGAACGCCGCGCACAAGGTGGCGCGCATGGGCGGCTACTACCTGACCGCACTGCGCATGTTCTACCTGGCCACGCGCGCGGCCGCCGACGCGCTAGGCTGGTCCGAGCGCGTCGGCAGCTTCACGCCCGGCTGCGAGGCCGACTTCATCGTGCTCGACCCGCAGGCCACGCCGCTGATCGCACGCCGCAGCGCCCGCTCCGAAACGCTGGAAGAGCAGTTGTTCGCCTTCGCGATGCTGGGCGATGACCGTGTCATCGACCAGGTCTATGTGATGGGCGAGGCTGTCTGA
- a CDS encoding adenosine deaminase: MTIDAALAERIRRSPKAELHVHIEGTLEPERIFQLAQRNQVKLPYPTVEALRAAYAFTDLQSFLDIYYAGASVLLTEEDFFDMTMDYVRRAVADNVRHAEIFFDPQTHTARGVPVSTVIDGIADALAQARTEYDFSSSLILCFLRHLSEEDAFATLEAALPFRDRFVGIGLDSSERGNPPEKFARVFARARELGLHLVAHAGEEGPADYVRDALDLLKVERIDHGVRAIDDAALVERLARERVPLTVCPLSNQKLKVYPDLRDHSLKRLLDAGVAVTLHSDDPAYFGGYMNANWEAVFEALPLDAADAHKLARNSFEAAFLPAAQKADFLAEVDHFWRSPPATPASA; this comes from the coding sequence ATGACCATCGACGCCGCGCTCGCCGAACGCATCCGCCGCAGCCCCAAGGCGGAACTGCATGTCCATATCGAAGGCACGCTCGAACCCGAGCGCATCTTCCAGCTCGCCCAGCGCAACCAGGTCAAGCTGCCCTACCCCACCGTGGAGGCGCTGCGCGCGGCCTACGCCTTCACCGACCTGCAGTCCTTCCTCGACATCTACTACGCCGGCGCCAGCGTGCTGCTGACCGAGGAAGACTTCTTCGACATGACCATGGACTACGTCCGCCGCGCGGTGGCCGACAACGTCCGCCATGCCGAGATCTTCTTCGACCCGCAGACGCATACGGCGCGCGGCGTGCCGGTCTCGACCGTGATCGACGGCATCGCCGATGCGCTGGCCCAGGCGCGCACCGAATACGATTTCTCCAGCAGCCTGATCCTCTGCTTCCTGCGCCACCTCAGCGAGGAAGACGCCTTCGCCACGCTGGAGGCCGCTCTGCCCTTCCGCGACCGCTTCGTCGGCATCGGCCTGGACTCGTCCGAGCGCGGCAACCCGCCCGAGAAGTTCGCGCGCGTGTTCGCCCGCGCGCGCGAACTGGGCCTGCACCTGGTGGCGCATGCCGGCGAGGAGGGCCCGGCCGACTACGTGCGCGACGCGCTCGACCTGCTCAAGGTGGAGCGCATCGACCACGGTGTGCGCGCCATCGACGACGCCGCGCTGGTCGAGCGCCTCGCGCGCGAGCGCGTGCCGCTGACGGTGTGCCCGCTGTCGAACCAGAAGCTGAAGGTCTATCCCGACCTGCGCGACCATTCCCTCAAGCGGCTGCTCGATGCCGGCGTCGCCGTCACGCTGCACTCGGACGATCCCGCCTACTTCGGCGGCTACATGAACGCCAACTGGGAAGCCGTCTTCGAGGCGCTGCCGCTGGACGCGGCCGACGCGCACAAGCTGGCGCGCAACAGTTTCGAAGCGGCCTTCCTGCCCGCAGCGCAGAAGGCCGACTTCCTCGCCGAAGTGGACCACTTCTGGCGCTCCCCGCCCGCCACGCCTGCCTCGGCCTGA
- the xdhC gene encoding xanthine dehydrogenase accessory protein XdhC, producing MQDAPLQPFRFADAARWVRAGVPVAMVTIVEVKGSAPREPGVRMLVTADALVGTIGGGHLEWRGMEIARTMLDAGSGSPSRRIERIPLGPALGQCCGGVVKLAFEVLSEADLPWLDAAEAAFARGDALLRTVPPSGPARHVPSRAVAPAVALQAGGGWSDTLVSDAMQIVLFGAGHVGHALVKVLANLPCQVRWVDERDTLFPPGLPANVRAEATDTPEAEVDAAPRGSYFLVMTHSHALDLALCEQILRRRDFAYFGLIGSKTKRARFEHRLAERGVDSARLAEMTCPMGVAGITDKAPAMIAVAIVAQLLQVRDQRLAALTASARQPQGTAQPVTR from the coding sequence ATGCAGGACGCTCCGCTCCAACCCTTCCGCTTCGCCGACGCCGCCCGCTGGGTGCGCGCGGGGGTGCCCGTGGCGATGGTCACCATCGTCGAGGTCAAGGGCTCGGCCCCGCGCGAGCCCGGCGTGCGCATGCTGGTGACGGCGGACGCGCTGGTCGGCACCATCGGCGGCGGCCACCTGGAGTGGCGCGGCATGGAGATCGCCCGCACGATGCTGGACGCCGGCAGCGGCAGCCCGTCGCGCCGCATCGAGCGCATCCCGCTCGGGCCGGCCCTCGGCCAATGCTGTGGCGGCGTGGTCAAGCTCGCCTTCGAGGTGCTGAGCGAGGCCGACCTGCCATGGCTCGATGCGGCCGAGGCGGCCTTCGCGCGCGGCGACGCGCTGCTGCGCACGGTGCCGCCATCCGGTCCCGCGCGCCATGTACCCAGCCGTGCCGTGGCGCCGGCGGTGGCGCTGCAGGCCGGCGGCGGCTGGAGCGACACGCTGGTCTCAGACGCCATGCAGATCGTGCTGTTCGGCGCCGGCCATGTCGGCCACGCCCTGGTCAAGGTGCTGGCCAACCTGCCGTGCCAGGTGCGCTGGGTCGACGAGCGCGACACCCTGTTCCCGCCGGGCCTGCCCGCCAACGTGCGCGCCGAGGCCACCGACACGCCCGAGGCCGAGGTCGACGCGGCCCCGCGCGGCAGCTACTTCCTGGTGATGACGCACAGCCACGCGCTCGACCTGGCCTTGTGCGAACAGATCCTGCGGCGGCGCGACTTCGCCTACTTCGGCCTGATCGGCTCGAAGACCAAGCGCGCGCGCTTCGAGCACCGCCTGGCCGAGCGCGGCGTGGACAGCGCGCGCCTCGCCGAGATGACCTGCCCGATGGGGGTGGCCGGCATCACCGACAAGGCTCCAGCTATGATTGCGGTTGCCATCGTCGCCCAACTGCTCCAGGTGCGCGATCAGCGGCTTGCCGCCCTGACCGCCAGCGCCCGGCAGCCGCAAGGGACGGCGCAACCCGTCACCCGGTGA
- the xdhB gene encoding xanthine dehydrogenase molybdopterin binding subunit, giving the protein MNKQTEPFLLDESVATEAAPQVGISRPHESAHLHVAGTATYTDDIPELAGTLHAALGMSARAHARIRSISLDKVRAARGVVAVLTADDIPAVNDCGPIIHDDPILAREVVQFIGQPVFLVVASSHDAARRAARLGEIEYEDLPPVLSPEAAHAAGSYVLPPMHLTRGEPAARIGAAAHRDSGHIRLGGQEQFYLEGQISYAVPKENDGMHVWCSTQHPTEMQHAVAHMLGWHVHQVQVECRRMGGGFGGKESQSALFACCAALAAWKLLCPVKLRPDRDDDMMITGKRHDFVFDYQAGHDAEGRLEGVQVEMVSRAGFSADLSGPVMTRAICHFDNAYWLPDVQIDGYCGKTNTQSNTAFRGFGGPQGAFAIEYILDNVARAVGRDAFDVRRANLYGKGERNVTPYGQTVEDNVIHELLDELEASSEYRARRAATRAFNAASPVLKKGIAITPVKFGISFNVAHFNQAGALVHVYNDGSVLVNHGGTEMGQGLNTKVAMVVAHELGIRLERVRCSATDTSKVANTSATAASTGADLNGKAAQDAARQIRERLAAFAARKAGVDVSEVRFGDDLVVAGELRQPFDELAREAYVARVQLWSDGFYTTPKLHWDQSKLQGRPFYYFAYGAACSEVLVDTLTGEWRLLRADVLHDAGRSLNPALDIGQVEGAFIQGMGWLTTEELWWNQNGKLMTHAPSTYKIPTVNDCPETFNVRLFQNRNVEDSIHRSKAVGEPPLLLPFSVFFAIRDAVAALGDYRINPPLTAPATGEAILDAADAVREAVAAQE; this is encoded by the coding sequence ATGAACAAGCAGACCGAACCCTTCCTGCTCGACGAAAGCGTGGCCACCGAGGCTGCGCCACAGGTCGGCATCTCGCGCCCGCACGAGTCCGCCCACCTGCACGTGGCCGGCACCGCCACCTACACCGACGACATCCCCGAGCTGGCCGGCACGCTGCACGCCGCCCTGGGCATGAGTGCGCGCGCCCATGCGCGCATCAGGTCGATCTCGCTCGACAAGGTGCGCGCCGCGCGCGGCGTGGTCGCGGTGCTGACCGCGGACGATATCCCGGCCGTCAACGACTGCGGCCCGATCATCCACGACGACCCCATCCTGGCCCGCGAGGTGGTCCAGTTCATCGGCCAGCCGGTGTTCCTGGTGGTGGCCAGCTCGCACGACGCGGCGCGCCGCGCCGCACGCCTGGGCGAGATCGAGTACGAAGACCTGCCGCCGGTACTGTCGCCCGAGGCCGCGCACGCCGCGGGCAGCTATGTGCTGCCGCCGATGCACCTGACGCGCGGCGAGCCCGCTGCCCGCATCGGCGCCGCGGCCCATCGCGACAGCGGCCACATCCGCCTGGGCGGCCAGGAGCAGTTCTACCTGGAGGGCCAGATCTCCTATGCCGTCCCCAAGGAAAACGACGGCATGCACGTGTGGTGCTCGACGCAGCACCCCACCGAGATGCAGCACGCGGTGGCCCATATGCTGGGCTGGCACGTGCACCAGGTCCAGGTGGAGTGCCGCCGCATGGGCGGCGGCTTCGGCGGCAAGGAATCGCAGTCGGCCCTGTTCGCCTGCTGCGCGGCGCTGGCCGCGTGGAAGCTGCTGTGCCCGGTCAAGCTGCGCCCGGACCGCGACGACGACATGATGATCACCGGCAAGCGCCATGACTTCGTCTTCGACTACCAGGCCGGCCACGATGCCGAGGGCCGCCTCGAAGGCGTGCAGGTGGAGATGGTGTCGCGCGCCGGCTTCTCGGCCGACCTGTCGGGCCCGGTGATGACCCGCGCGATCTGCCATTTCGACAATGCCTACTGGCTGCCGGACGTGCAGATCGACGGCTACTGCGGCAAGACCAATACCCAGAGCAATACCGCCTTCCGCGGCTTCGGCGGCCCGCAGGGCGCCTTCGCCATCGAGTACATCCTCGACAACGTCGCCCGCGCGGTCGGGCGCGACGCCTTCGACGTGCGCCGCGCCAACCTGTACGGCAAGGGCGAGCGCAACGTCACGCCCTATGGACAGACCGTGGAGGACAACGTCATCCACGAACTGCTCGACGAGCTCGAGGCCAGCAGCGAATACCGCGCCCGCCGCGCCGCCACGCGCGCCTTCAACGCGGCCAGCCCGGTGCTGAAGAAGGGCATCGCCATCACCCCGGTGAAGTTTGGCATCTCCTTCAACGTGGCCCACTTCAACCAGGCGGGCGCACTGGTGCACGTCTACAACGACGGCTCGGTGCTGGTGAACCACGGCGGCACCGAGATGGGCCAGGGCCTGAACACCAAGGTGGCGATGGTGGTGGCGCACGAACTGGGCATCCGCCTCGAACGCGTGCGCTGCAGCGCCACCGACACCAGCAAGGTGGCCAACACCTCGGCCACCGCCGCCTCCACCGGCGCCGACCTGAACGGCAAGGCGGCGCAGGACGCGGCCCGCCAGATCCGCGAGCGCCTGGCCGCCTTCGCCGCGCGCAAGGCCGGCGTGGACGTGTCGGAAGTGCGCTTCGGCGACGACCTGGTGGTGGCCGGCGAACTGCGCCAGCCCTTCGACGAGCTGGCGCGCGAAGCCTACGTGGCGCGCGTGCAGCTGTGGTCCGACGGCTTCTACACCACGCCCAAGCTGCACTGGGACCAGAGCAAGCTGCAGGGCCGTCCCTTCTACTATTTCGCCTACGGCGCGGCCTGCTCCGAGGTGCTGGTCGACACGCTGACCGGCGAATGGCGCCTGCTGCGCGCCGACGTGCTGCATGACGCCGGCCGCTCGCTCAACCCGGCGCTGGACATCGGCCAGGTCGAGGGCGCCTTCATCCAGGGCATGGGCTGGCTGACCACCGAGGAGCTGTGGTGGAACCAGAACGGCAAGCTGATGACGCATGCGCCGTCCACCTACAAGATCCCGACCGTCAACGACTGCCCGGAGACCTTCAACGTGCGGCTGTTCCAGAACCGCAACGTGGAAGACAGCATCCACCGCTCCAAGGCTGTCGGCGAGCCGCCGCTGCTGCTGCCGTTCTCGGTCTTCTTCGCCATCCGCGACGCCGTGGCGGCGCTGGGCGACTACCGGATCAATCCGCCGCTGACGGCTCCGGCCACCGGCGAGGCGATCCTCGATGCCGCGGACGCGGTGAGGGAGGCGGTGGCTGCACAGGAATGA
- the xdhA gene encoding xanthine dehydrogenase small subunit — METQPIRFYHRGQIQEVADAPITRTVLQYLREDVRCTGTKEGCAEGDCGACTVVIGELQDDGQVAFKAVNSCIQFLPTLDGKALITVEDLRQADGTLHPVQEALVECHGSQCGFCTPGFVMSLWALYQQHTPGGDAPARSTICDALTGNLCRCTGYRPIIDAGQRMMALPAPRPGKLEPRSIAEALRGLRRDGTFHYSAAGRQFHAPRTASAFAALKAAEPGIRILAGSTDVGLWVTKQFRELGDLLYIGQVQDLYYVEPRDGMLEIGAAVPLEPAYAALTAHHPALEELWKRFASLPIRNAGTLGGNIANGSPIGDSMPALIALGAEVVLQHGDTRRTLPLEDLYLAYQKTAMAAGEFVAALRVPLAGPAHFRTYKLSKRFDEDISAVCAAFAIDVEDGIVTRARIAFGGMAATPKRAAAAEAALTGQPWDEASARAAMAALGQDYTPLTDMRASAAYRARGAANLLYRFWLETRADALPAASVNVRAPGAGADVIAAGV, encoded by the coding sequence ATGGAGACGCAACCCATCCGCTTCTACCATCGCGGCCAGATCCAGGAAGTCGCGGACGCCCCGATCACCCGCACCGTGCTGCAGTACCTGCGCGAGGACGTGCGCTGCACGGGCACCAAGGAGGGCTGCGCCGAGGGCGACTGCGGCGCCTGCACCGTCGTCATCGGCGAGCTGCAGGACGACGGCCAGGTCGCCTTCAAGGCGGTCAACTCCTGCATCCAGTTCCTGCCCACGCTGGACGGCAAGGCACTGATCACGGTCGAGGACCTGCGCCAGGCCGACGGCACCCTGCACCCGGTGCAGGAAGCGCTGGTGGAATGCCATGGCTCGCAATGCGGCTTCTGCACGCCCGGCTTCGTCATGTCGCTGTGGGCGCTGTACCAGCAGCACACGCCGGGCGGCGACGCCCCCGCGCGCAGCACCATCTGCGATGCCCTGACCGGCAACCTGTGCCGCTGCACCGGCTACCGTCCCATCATCGACGCCGGCCAGCGCATGATGGCGCTGCCCGCGCCGCGGCCCGGCAAGCTCGAGCCGCGCAGCATCGCCGAGGCCCTGCGCGGCCTGCGCCGCGACGGCACCTTCCACTACAGCGCCGCCGGCCGGCAGTTCCATGCGCCGCGCACCGCCTCCGCCTTCGCCGCGCTCAAGGCCGCCGAGCCGGGCATCCGCATCCTGGCCGGCAGCACCGACGTCGGCCTGTGGGTGACCAAGCAGTTCCGCGAACTGGGCGACCTGCTCTATATCGGCCAGGTACAGGACCTGTACTACGTCGAACCGCGCGACGGCATGCTCGAGATCGGTGCCGCCGTGCCGCTGGAGCCGGCCTACGCCGCGCTCACGGCCCATCACCCGGCACTGGAAGAGCTGTGGAAGCGCTTCGCCTCGCTGCCGATCCGCAATGCCGGCACGCTCGGCGGCAATATCGCCAACGGTTCGCCGATCGGCGATTCGATGCCGGCGCTGATCGCGCTGGGTGCCGAAGTGGTGCTGCAACATGGCGACACGCGCCGCACCTTGCCGCTCGAAGACCTCTACCTGGCCTACCAGAAGACCGCCATGGCCGCAGGCGAGTTCGTCGCCGCGCTGCGCGTGCCGCTGGCAGGCCCGGCGCACTTCCGCACCTACAAGCTGTCCAAGCGCTTCGACGAGGACATCTCCGCGGTCTGCGCCGCCTTCGCCATCGACGTCGAGGACGGCATCGTCACGCGCGCGCGCATCGCCTTCGGCGGCATGGCCGCCACGCCCAAGCGCGCCGCCGCGGCCGAGGCGGCCCTCACCGGCCAGCCCTGGGACGAAGCCAGCGCGCGCGCCGCCATGGCCGCGCTGGGCCAGGACTACACGCCGTTGACCGACATGCGCGCCAGCGCCGCCTACCGCGCGCGCGGCGCCGCCAACCTGCTCTACCGCTTCTGGCTGGAGACGCGCGCCGACGCGCTGCCCGCCGCCAGTGTCAACGTCCGCGCCCCCGGCGCCGGCGCCGACGTGATCGCCGCCGGTGTCTAA